From Candoia aspera isolate rCanAsp1 chromosome 4, rCanAsp1.hap2, whole genome shotgun sequence, a single genomic window includes:
- the PFAS gene encoding phosphoribosylformylglycinamidine synthase — protein MMVLHYYQRPSEADSSLNSLLHSAQTILGNAVQAVQKELCFNVSWTGKTLPGSREMEMLRWVFGCPFEQGDIATKSFLGPRPSDLLVEIGPRLNFSTAYSTNAVSVCRAAGLENIDRVECSRRYLFKCDQQPSSAQETQLVASLYDRMTEQRYPEPIHSFAVATCPEAVFHVDILGEGRAALVKANSQLGLAFDSWDLDFYTALFQKLGRNPTSVECFDLAQSNSEHSRHWFFKGRLLVDGEEMKESLFEAIMKTQERSNPNNVIKFCDNSSAIQGREVLSLWPSDPSKASPFEKRTSTRHVIFTAETHNFPTGVAPFSGATTGTGGRIRDVQCTGRGAHVIAGTAGYSFGNLHIPGYPLPWEDSSFIYPDNFARPVEVAIGASDGASDYGNKFGEPVLAGFARSFGMRLVDGERHEWIKPIMFSGGIGAIEDIHVRKEVPQPGMDVVKVGGPVYRIGVGGGAASSIQVQGDNASELDFGAVQRGDAEMEQKMNRVLRGCVESGEKNPICSLHDQGAGGNGNVLKELSEPAGATIYASRFQLGDPTLSVLEIWGAEYQESNALLLHPRHADFLQRLACRERCPVDFVGRITGDGKIVLVDDTKSPASEADVDKGETGQRDTPVNLQLEWVLGKMPRKEFVLNRMNRALRPLDLPSTLSVVDAVQLVLKLPAVASKRYLTNKVDRSVTGLVAQQQCVGPLHTPLADVAVVALSPFETVGGSTALGEQPIKGLINPAAGARMAVGEALTNLVFARVTDLKDVKCSGNWMWPAKLPGEGAALADACSAMCSVMGKLGVAVDGGKDSLSMAARVGTETVKAPGTLVISAYAVCPDITATVTPDLKCPDGKGALLHVAVSPDKHRLGGSALAQCFSQLGDISPDLDDPATLVSCFRVTQDLLRDSVLSSGHDVSDGGLLTCLLEMAIAGNCGAHIELGAPGVHALHVLFAEELGLVLEVPRSAAADVCGRYREAGVRCVPVGYSGPRGPNAMVRVTVNGQQVLAEKVSTLRSWWEATSFQLERLQANPDCVAQEEMGLAKRTEPSFTLTFNPQEELPLLQEMALPAPRVAVLREEGSNGDREMVAAFLMAGFQVWDLTMQDLCSGKMTLDSFRGLVFVGGFSYADVLGSAKGWAASVTFNPRARAQFQAFHQRKDTFSLGVCNGCQLMGLLGWVGAEDSEAKDLDGATQPGLLLSPNNSGRFESRFVNLGIEESPALMLRGMAGSTLGIWVAHGEGRMRFRTSEILARVRSSRLAPLRYVDDQGLPTEEYPLNPNGSPLGIAGVCSPDGRHLAMMPHPERCVLPWQWAWMPTSWRQSVKVSPWLRMFQNACEWCLHYPEGQP, from the exons ATGATGGTCCTACATTATTATCAACGGCCCAGCGAGGCTGACAGCAGTCTCAACAGTCTTCTGCACTCTGCCCAAACTATCTTGGGCAATGCAGTCCAAGCGGTTCAGAAGGAGCTGTGCTTCAATGTTAGCTGGACAG GAAAGACACTCCCAGGCTCCAGGGAGATGGAGATGTTGAGGTGGGTCTTTGGCTGTCCATTCGAACAAGGTGATATTGCAACCAAATCTTTCCTTGGCCCACGCCCATCTGATCTGCTGGTAGAGATTGGTCCCCG GTTGAATTTCTCTACAGCATATTCTACTAATGCCGTCTCAGTGTGCCGGGCAGCTGGGTTAGAAAACATTGACCGGGTTGAGTGTTCTCGGCGCTACCTTTTCAAG TGTGACCAACAGCCCTCATCAGCCCAGGAGACACAACTGGTAGCCTCACTCTACGATCGGATGACGGAGCAGAGGTATCCCGAACCCATCCACAGTTTTGCTGTAGCTACCTGCCCTGAAGCGGTGTTCCACGTTGATATTCTaggagaaggaagagctgctCTCGTCAAGGCCAACAGCCAGCTTG GTCTGGCTTTTGATTCCTGGGACCTGGACTTCTATACCGCTCTCTTCCAAAAACTGGGCAGAAACCCCACCAGTGTAGAGTGCTTTGACCTTGCTCAATCAAACAG TGAACACAGCCGGCATTGGTTCTTCAAAGGGCGCCTCCTAGTGGATGGGGAGGAAATGAAGGAATCGCTCTTCGAGGCCATCATGAAAACTCAAGAACGCAGCAACCCCAACAATGTCATCAAGTTTTGCGACAACAGCAG TGCAATCCAGGGCAGAGAAGTCCTTTCACTCTGGCCCAGTGACCCATCCAAGGCCAGCCCCTTTGAGAAGCGAACATCCACCCGCCATGTCATCTTCACAGCTGAAACTCACAACTTTCCCACAG GAGTTGCCCCATTCAGTGGCGCCACCACTGGGACAGGTGGGCGAATCCGGGACGTGCAGTGTACAGGCCGTGGGGCCCACGTGATCGCTGGCACCGCCGGGTACAGCTTTGGCAATCTGCACATCCCAG GATACCCCTTACCTTGGGAAGATTCATCTTTCATATACCCTGACAATTTCGCCCGGCCTGTGGAAGTGGCCATTGGTGCCAGCGATGGGGCTTCGGACTACGGCAACAAATTTGGGGAACCTGTGCTGGCAG GGTTCGCACGTTCCTTTGGGATGCGCCTGGTGGATGGAGAGCGGCACGAATGGATCAAGCCCATCATGTTCAGTGGTGGCATTGGAGCAATCGAAGACATACATGTGCGCAAGGAAGTGCCCCAGcctg GGATGGATGTTGTCAAGGTTGGAGGCCCCGTCTACAGAATTGGTGTGGGAGGAGGGGCTGCTTCTTCCATCCAG GTGCAAGGTGACAATGCCAGCGAGCTCGATTTTGGGGCAGTGCAACGTGGTGATGCCGAGATGGAGCAGAAGATGAATCGGGTGCTTCGGGGTTGTGTAGAGAGTGGAGAGAAGAACCCCATCTGCAGTTTGCACGATCAGGGTGCCGGAGGCAATG GGAATGTGCTGAAGGAGCTGAGCGAGCCTGCTGGAGCCACTATCTATGCAAGCCGTTTCCAG CTGGGAGATCCCACTTTGAGTGTTCTGGAAATCTGGGGAGCTGAGTACCAAGAATCGAATGCTCTCCTGCTTCACCCACGCCATGCCGATTTTCTGCAACGGCTGGCTTGCCGTGAAAGATGCCCCGTTGACTTCGTAGGCAGGATCACAGGTGATGGAAAG ATTGTGCTGGTGGATGACACGAAGTCTCCAGCAAGTGAGGCAGATGTGGACAAGGGGGAGACAGGACAAAGGGACACTCCTGTGAATTTGCAGCTGGAATGGGTTCTGGGCAAGATGCCCCGCAAG GAATTTGTTTTGAACCGCATGAATCGAGCCCTTCGCCCTCTGGATCTTCCTAGCACCCTGAGCGTGGTGGACGCCGTTCAGCTTGTCCTGAAGCTCCCAGCTGTGGCTAGTAAACGTTACCTGACAAATAAG GTTGATCGTTCGGTGACAGGGCTGGTGGCCCAGCAACAGTGTGTCGGTCCCCTCCACACACCCCTGGCAGATGTGGCTGTAGTGGCCCTTTCCCCTTTTGAAACGGTGGGAGGATCCACTGCTCTTGGGGAACAGCCCATCAAGGGGCTCATAAATCCTGCAGCTGGCGCCCGAATGGCTGTGGGAGAAGCCCTCACCAATCTGGTCTTTGCGCGCGTCACTGATCTGAAG GATGTGAAGTGCAGCGGCAACTGGATGTGGCCAGCCAAACTCCCGGGCGAGGGGGCGGCCCTGGCAGACGCCTGCAGCGCCATGTGCTCCGTCATGGGAAAGCTGGGCGTGGCAGTGGATGGCGGGAAGGACTCGCTCAGCATGGCGGCCCGTGTTGGCACGGAAACGGTCAAGGCGCCTG GAACGCTGGTCATCTCGGCTTATGCTGTCTGTCCTGATATCACAGCCACAGTCACCCCTGACCTCAAGTGTCCAGATGGGAAAG GGGCCTTGCTTCATGTGGCTGTGAGTCCCGACAAGCATCGGCTTGGAGGCAGCGCACTGGCCCAGTGCTTCTCCCAACTCGGAGACATTTCCCCAGACCTGGATGACCCCGCCACCCTTGTGTCCTGTTTCCGAGTCACCCAGGATCTGCTGCGAG ACTCTGTGCTTTCTTCTGGGCATGATGTGAGTGATGGGGGTCTCCTGACTTGCTTGCTGGAGATGGCCATTGCTGGAAATTGTGGTGCCCACATCGAGCTAGGGGCACCAGGGGTCCACG CTCTGCATGTGCTTTTCGCCGAGGAACTTGGCCTGGTGCTGGAAGTGCCCCGTTCTGCAGCAGCCGATGTCTGTGGGCGGTACCGGGAAGCGGGAGTGCGCTGTGTACCTGTTGGATATTCTGGTCCTCGTGGTCCAAATGCCATG GTCCGGGTCACTGTGAATGGCCAGCAAGTGCTGGCAGAGAAAGTCTCAACCTTGCGGAGCTGGTGGGAAGCCACAAGCTTCCAGTTGGAGAGGCTGcaagccaatccagattgtgtgGCTCAAGAAGAGATGGGCTTGGCCAAGCGCACAGAACCCAGCTTCACCCTGACCTTTAACCCCCAGGAAGAACTTCCTCTTCTACAGGAAATGG CCTTGCCTGCTCCCCGTGTCGCTGTCCTTCgtgaggaaggaagcaatggagaTCGTGAAATGGTGGCAGCATTTCTCATGGCCGGATTCCAG GTCTGGGACCTCACCATGCAAGATCTGTGCTCAGGCAAGATGACGCTGGACTCCTTCCGTGGCTTGGTGTTTGTCGGAGGCTTCAGTTATGCAGATGTTCTTGGATCTGCCAAAG GCTGGGCAGCTTCAGTGACCTTTAACCCCAGAGCACGGGCACAGTTCCAGGCATTCCACCAGCGGAAAGACACTTTCAGCTTGGGTGTGTGCAATGGCTGTCAGCTGATGGGACTGCTAGGATGGGTAGGAGCCGAGGACTCTGAAGCCAAGGATCTAG ATGGGGCCACTCAACCAGGATTGCTGCTGAGTCCCAACAACTCTGGCCGGTTTGAGTCGCGTTTCGTGAACTTGGGGATCGAGGAAAGTCCGGCACTGATGCTGCGAGGCATGGCAGGTTCTACTCTGGGCATCTGGGTGGCCCACGGAGAAG